In Pseudoxanthomonas indica, the following are encoded in one genomic region:
- the atpD gene encoding F0F1 ATP synthase subunit beta: MSQGKIVQIIGAVVDVEFPRGEVPKVYDALKVDNTAITLEVQQQLGDGVVRTIALGSTDGLKRNLVATNTHRAISVPVGAGTLGRIMDVLGNPIDEAGDVQASDHWEIHRAAPSYEDQSSTNELLETGIKVIDLMCPFAKGGKVGLFGGAGVGKTVNMMELINNIAKAHSGLSVFAGVGERTREGNDFYHEMKDSNVLDKVAMVYGQMNEPPGNRLRVALTGLTMAEYFRDEKDASGKGKDVLLFVDNIYRYTLAGTEVSALLGRMPSAVGYQPTLAEEMGVLQERITSTKSGSITSIQAVYVPADDLTDPSPATTFAHLDATVVLSRNIASLGIYPAVDPLDSTSRQLDPNVIGHEHYDTARRVQSTLQKYKELKDIIAILGMDELSEEDKQAVSRARKIERFFSQPFHVAEVFTGSPGKYVSLKDTIRGFKAIVDGEYDHLPEQAFYMVGSIEEAVEKAKKIAEKA, encoded by the coding sequence ATGAGTCAGGGCAAGATCGTTCAGATCATCGGCGCAGTGGTTGACGTCGAATTCCCGCGCGGTGAAGTGCCGAAGGTGTACGACGCGCTGAAGGTGGACAACACCGCCATCACGCTGGAAGTGCAGCAGCAGCTCGGCGACGGCGTGGTGCGCACCATCGCCCTCGGTTCCACCGACGGCCTGAAGCGCAACCTGGTCGCCACCAACACCCACCGCGCCATCTCGGTGCCGGTCGGCGCTGGCACCCTGGGCCGCATCATGGACGTGCTGGGCAACCCGATCGACGAAGCCGGCGACGTGCAGGCCAGCGACCATTGGGAAATCCATCGCGCCGCTCCGTCGTACGAGGATCAGTCCTCGACCAACGAGCTGCTGGAAACCGGCATCAAGGTCATCGACCTGATGTGTCCGTTCGCCAAGGGCGGCAAGGTCGGTCTGTTCGGCGGCGCCGGCGTCGGCAAGACCGTCAACATGATGGAACTGATCAACAACATCGCCAAGGCGCACTCGGGTCTGTCCGTGTTCGCCGGCGTGGGCGAGCGTACCCGCGAGGGCAACGACTTCTACCACGAGATGAAGGACTCCAACGTCCTGGACAAGGTCGCGATGGTGTACGGCCAGATGAACGAGCCGCCGGGCAACCGCCTGCGCGTCGCGCTGACCGGCCTGACCATGGCCGAGTACTTCCGCGACGAGAAGGACGCATCGGGCAAGGGCAAGGACGTGCTGCTGTTCGTCGACAACATCTACCGCTACACCCTGGCCGGTACCGAAGTCTCGGCGCTGCTGGGCCGCATGCCGTCGGCCGTGGGTTACCAGCCGACCCTGGCCGAGGAAATGGGCGTCCTGCAGGAACGCATCACCTCGACCAAGTCCGGTTCGATCACCTCGATCCAGGCCGTGTACGTGCCCGCCGATGACTTGACCGACCCGTCGCCGGCCACCACGTTCGCGCACTTGGACGCCACCGTCGTGCTGTCGCGAAACATCGCCTCGCTGGGCATCTACCCGGCCGTGGATCCGCTGGACTCGACCAGCCGCCAGCTGGACCCGAACGTCATCGGTCACGAGCATTACGACACCGCCCGCCGCGTGCAGTCCACCTTGCAGAAGTACAAGGAACTGAAGGACATCATCGCGATCCTGGGCATGGACGAGCTGTCGGAAGAAGACAAGCAGGCCGTGTCGCGCGCCCGCAAGATCGAGCGCTTCTTCAGCCAGCCCTTCCACGTGGCCGAAGTGTTCACCGGCTCGCCGGGCAAGTACGTCTCGCTCAAGGACACGATCCGCGGCTTCAAGGCGATCGTCGATGGCGAATACGACCACCTGCCGGAGCAGGCGTTCTACATGGTCGGCAGCATCGAAGAAGCCGTCGAGAAGGCCAAGAAGATCGCCGAGAAGGCATAA